The Microplitis mediator isolate UGA2020A chromosome 8, iyMicMedi2.1, whole genome shotgun sequence genome has a window encoding:
- the LOC130672769 gene encoding general transcription factor 3C polypeptide 1 yields MHLTQVDSAVYAPSTNLVDIVIDEVALEGLDGITLEALWKRLSLRLQMQDEFPKSFKEQVWTICTSTRGIYFYELESPRPPLVIYDRYEYVDPDLGIITEPDDIPDDIYEFHPVDDVKNGIQGSCKGYHTRKLIESTDSLTLREASKKYGSTLVIVGSQEIRHQALIGDCVCPTLEMNVVQYCFLERVGRSRYHGEVTQGKHSLSILNEDPKSLFYYRKLLLKHKLITKQVHYQKTLGHGSASSLLHLPRFYVERKPKMVYLAERIIDILKSRDNYLADYKEIKKELQIENSIKRLFKTSFFQKVVKTDLIVPYRVLYPDAPDYEWQRKACPAKEKRIRAVQLVDPNADVNNLWNKDELVDDEESYDLDVSNQLLFEPLLKQANAVVERANVNGISQRDLGVQMGMTKLQSRTILRNLSKLNVIGTYMDDSGRQRIGKFVSKKFEKGSTISKQFNSEIRKMKKLAKDSLNDSVNQTATTAMDFFYPLGTPDDNINNTDNRPTETNYPIEFNDNQDDQVDDENADNEPPDPDDNIIINHFETVDVDDVMTDHPVNFKRDNADEQTVRETGDKINIKVNETVTAGDGQENTGRDAQITARDYNVNIEMEIENTPIKLEALNVDRYHLFSVVNKILKKYANTNVKNKGKVRKRSKYKVGYFNIAQLDVSKIAGMSRVNRRRVKVKSADVQNQNAQANIPSSVDTQERNPEEIESTSGLDTQESVVPESTQSIPSSATQKIVPPENIQPNPSADAQNCILPENINAHPPDTQDGVLLKNIKTNPDTQDCIPLENIESNISLDTQNHILPERINSNLPSRKRQNSSGSIDIDDFNAKRIKISSNLFHNQEINTEVNTEAYNSEENFNHGFYNPEEYYNAEGYNPEEYYNAEGYNPEEQYNAEGYNTEENYNAEGYNPEENYNIEDNYDKSWLDDEEKIIDVTTTSTAFTYRTLKRLNLIITVVKELKIIDDPTKLMKMINEEEEREGYEVKMDKKSLMRMLQRLARDNLVKNMKLTLSANNRKKVLFFVCDTNINVNHSVIQSAVEQAKIKFCLMPSPKKKSVKMINNEQQTDANEKTVAADDTPTEAESQEAGDKNKFDARMMPDNLKYDLKAGRDYGYKPKFIRMKILHRILYYLIYEYRGENVSKIDQIERLRADGQEISEKMEREMGEIYSREVDWRMFIPPLPQHSGWNEGWAMICDVILRLPLSVFLEVHKLPFYIPDLSYYISHPIRKHYLMKDLPIFIRNALLMKRRYIYSIYETIQRLCYIGLLQFGPQKFKEKDQVFIYLNRRSELTDTTSSAPGYHKIEDKTYPVTAYTFDKLQAIENYWYDMWQICVCTRLGGRQAVEGTEITLEDLSKKPEMIQCLKPRLALEASTLDLGIMPGDKKGAAGIDSAFFSHLKRNWNWENFSTNIPFSKMIRKQPDRARNARLSKIEAKPIKFTEFKGLKKVTGPTNVSVSNSKTKKVKEKPAIAAPPKLVVTADTQRADKVVRRVMPRKRQKRKRVLYDDIDHTALQHMKKLRVDWDEREDNILLICKMVMVYLCPNPRNQLVSFPAVRDVLRTYSQNSHNKTSRACQRRLLYISKKPQMAHRLALGIEELKENHYLNKKYNNIIDIIRKTYNANEHDDKISNVFKTICNYVAKRHHISQKDTQESTSQPTTLGEFNLLYDISRPEQPYANQGFTKPIKNVNDIHSATINSVIFSSMCCGRDRRSWAYQLFRIYQQYPEILLKNAMTKIRADGMVSLKRYFKTVMKKIGSGSCMPMTSSQYQLSTTYVYKFLSKLPLELYRETQDFLQKLIDGYTNNSLGFERGVEIYAPNGGVILGAQELLACDNLDFNIKIPDHVIALDSDLQEYDKNYLRIAKRYQDILCNLERLETEQEKESKNETEREIPVRDELPSEVSIVAVKPPIKKFSFRKDSWGWPKLDTSNPNSSSNSSNNNDNNDRSNNNSDNNNTNDNNQHNVSRPVNKDYSFALDDSDDELEIKTTIDSRGIKITKSDIDNCKSSFIDNEMHEAFRQTRMDELDNVGSDDQEEDPREAMMRLVDQVSMGTSIDTLNRIVNDHIPMDIDDERVSKSLIRLGNLDPNGQSNKERGFFNENLNNENEESAESHKNNSNMVNDIIASVNRVSESRNQNRARDEDTFDTKKKHTRIALLQVREELNEKLHNLPDSHHAHEYFVVSTFGLYYSVPKIDSEIRADPDFVIDDKIKEDLFLLKNEFYKDVVKDLSKFAVFPKDVPDYESLKEDLETHGNIESVETELIYDYIRNKREQGATLKELTNKFYRILEEKLYDILSYMTDHRIFLRSGVTEMHYVHYHYAEPWYVQSIKILRLQRESLPHFPPGSVYVFNSANNYTESASVLDKFLSEKNNKIIDFGDSNENNDGNNDNNENIDDDNDNIDDDNDQDDIDHDSNDNDNDNMNIDINSDAMNSMELETSDMKLLNQKSTRANMRCLLQTKDIYTAVKKLDLNSAEKINVLVRPWVQIDGVINRMMLEKMLGAILSHCLVHPGITLSQVQTRFVPALQPYHTRELVEILAKLDCVTLRIIRKPPGTLFSNASSIKLYYPVRADGSSEIESEIIIEATIGATIKFGTFVRFYLSRKSNLNETTDTTAKDGETCQSED; encoded by the exons ATGCATTTAACCCAAGTGGATAGTGCAGTATATGCACCATCGACGAACCTGGTGGATATAGTGATTGATGAGGTAGCACTGGAAGGTCTAGATGGAATAACCTTGGAGGCATTATGGAAGCGACTGTCTCTGCGGCTTCAAATGCAAGATGAGTTTCCAAAATCCTTTAAAGAACAGGTATGGACAATATGTACATCAACTCgcggaatatatttttatgaactAGAGTCGCCGAGACCTCCGCTGGTTATTTATGATCGGTATGAGTACGTAGATCCTGATCTTGGAATTATAACTGAACCGGATGACATTCCTGACGACATTTACGAGTTTCATCCGGTGGATGATGTTAAGAACGGCATCCAAGGCTCATGCAAAGGTTATCATACAAGGAAGTTAATTGAATCGACAGATTCTTTGACTCTGAGAGAAGCCAGCAAAAAGTATGGATCAACTCTGGTGATCGTTGGGTCTCAGGAGATAAGACATCAAGCTTTGATAGGAGATTGCGTTTGTCCGACTTTGGAGATGAATGTAGTGCAGTATTGCTTCTTGGAACGTGTAGGCAGGTCTCGGTACCACGGGGAAGTAACTCAAGGAAAACACAGTCttagtattttaaatgaagATCCTAAGTCGTTGTTTTACTATCGTAAATTATTGCTTAAGCATAAGTTGATTACGAAACAAGTCCACTATCAAAAGACACTGGGACATGGAAGTGCCAGCAGTTTGTTGCACTTGCCGCGTTTTTACGTCGAACGTAAACCAAAAATGGTCTATTTAGCTGAGAGGATAATTGACATCTTAAAGAGTCGCGATAATTATCTGGCTgattataaagaaataaagaaGGAGTTGCAGATTGAAAATAGCATAaaacgtttatttaaaacttcatTCTTCCAGAAAGTCGTTAAGACAGATTTAATAGTACCCTACAGAGTGTTGTATCCTGATGCACCTGATTACGAATGGCAACGGAAAGCGTgtcctgctaaagaaaaaagaatCCGGGCTGTACAGCTAGTGGATCCTAATGCCGACGTGAATAATTTGTGGAACAAAGACGAGTTGGTCGATGATGAGGAGTCTTATGATCTTGATGTGTCTAATCAGCTGCTCTTTGAACCACTTCTTAAACAAGCCAATGCTGTCGTTGAGCGCGCAAATGTCAATGGCATCAGTCAGCGTGATCTTGGTGTCCAAATGGGCATGACTAAGTTACAGTCCCGGACAATTTTGAGAAACCTATCGAAGCTGAATGTTATTGGCACTTATATGGATGACTCGGGTAGGCAGAGAATCGGTAAATTTGTATCTAAGAAGTTTGAAAAAGGCAGTACGATTAGTAAACAATTTAATTCGGAGATTCGTAAAATGAAAAAGCTGGCAAAAGATTCGTTGAATGATTCCGTCAATCAAACAGCTACTACGGCTATGGATTTCTTTTATCCTCTTGGTACTCCTGATGACAACATCAACAATACCGACAATAGACCAACTGAAACTAATTACCCAATTGAATTCAATGATAATCAGGATGATCAAGTTGATGATGAAAATGCTGATAACGAACCGCCTGATCCTGATGATaacattattataaatcattTTGAAACTGTTGATGTTGATGATGTTATGACAGATCaccctgttaattttaaacgaGATAATGCTGATGAACAAACAGTTAGGGAAACaggtgataaaattaatataaaagttaaTGAGACAGTTACTGCTGGAGATGGTCAAGAAAACACGGGGAGAGATGCTCAGATTACTGCTAGGGATTATAATGTTAATATTGAAAtggaaattgaaaatactcCAATAAAATTAGAAGCCTTGAATGTCGATCGCTATCACTTATTTTCggttgttaataaaattttgaaaaaatacgcAAACACTaacgttaaaaataaaggaaaagtaagaaagcgaagtaaatataaagttgGATATTTTAATATCGCTCAATTGGACGTATCGAAAATCGCTGGAATGTCACGAGTTAATCGTAGAAGAGTTAAAGTAAAGTCTGCAGATGTTCAGAATCAAAACGCACAAGCAAATATTCCAAGTTCTGTGGATACTCAAGAACGTAACCCTGAAGAAATCGAGTCAACTTCGGGTTTGGACACTCAGGAGTCTGTTGTTCCTGAAAGTACTCAATCCATCCCGTCTTCAGCCACTCAGAAAATTGTTCCTCCTGAAAATATTCAGCCAAATCCTTCTGCAGATGCTCAAAATTGTATTCTTCCTGAAAATATTAACGCGCATCCACCGGATACTCAAGACGGAGTTCTcctgaaaaatattaagacAAATCCGGATACTCAAGATTGTATTCCTTTGGAAAATATCGAATCGAATATTTCTTTGGACACTCAAAATCATATTCTTCCTGAAagaataaattcaaatcttcCGTCACGTAAACGACAAAATTCAAGTGGTTCTATAGATATTGATGATTTTAACGCgaagagaataaaaataagtagcAATCTGTTCCATAATCAAGAAATAAATACAGAAGTTAATACGGAAGCTTATAATAGCGAAGAAAACTTCAATCATGGATTTTATAACCCAGAAGAATATTATAACGCTGAAGGTTATAATCCAGAGGAATATTATAATGCTGAAGGTTACAACCCAGAAGAGCAGTACAATGCAGAAGGTTACAATACAGAGGAGAACTATAACGCAGAAGGTTACAATCCAgaagaaaattacaatatcGAAGACAATTATGATAAATCATGGCTTGATGAcgaggaaaaaataattgacgtAACAACAACTTCGACCGCGTTTACTTATCGGACATTAAAAAGATTGAATCTTATCATCACTGTTGTGAAAGAGCTTAAAATTATCGACGACCCAACAAAGCTGATGAAAATGATAAACGAGGAAGAAGAGCGTGAAGGGTACGAAGTTAAAATGGACAAGAAGTCGTTAATGCGGATGCTGCAGCGCCTAGCACGTGATAATTTGGTTAAGAATATGAAATTGACCCTGAGCGCAAATAACCGTAAAAAAGTTCTATTCTTTGTTTGTGATacaaatattaatgtcaatcACTCGGTAATTCAATCAGCGGTCGAGCAggctaaaattaaattctgttTGATGCCATCTCCTAAAAAGAAGTCtgttaaaatgattaataatgaGCAACAAACGGATGCTAATGAGAAGACAGTAGCAGCTGATGATACTCCTACGGAAGCTGAATCTCAAGAAGCtggagataaaaataaattcgacGCTAGAATGATGCCTGATAATTTGAAGTATGATTTGAAAGCAGGGAGAGATTATGGATACAAACCGAAATTCATTCGTATGAAAATACTCCACAGAATTTTGTACTATTTAATTTACGAGTACAGGGGAGAGAATGTATCAAAAATAGATCAGATTGAAAGGCTGCGTGCTGATGGGCAGGAGATATCTGAAAAAATGGAACGCGAGATGGGTGAAATATATTCCAGAGAGGTTGACTGGAGGATGTTCATCCCACCTCTGCCGCAGCATAGCGGCTGGAATGAGGGATGGGCGATGATTTGCGACGTTATTCTTCGCTTGCCACTTTCTGTTTTCCTCGAGGTCCATAAACTTCCCTTTTACATACCAGATTTGAGTTACTACATAAGCCACCCGATAAGAAAACATTATTTGATGAAAGATCTTCCGATATTTATTCGTAACGCTCTTCTAATGAAACGCAGGTAcatttattcgatttatgaAACCATTCAGCGGCTTTGCTACATCGGGCTGCTTCAGTTCGGGCCCCAGAAGTTTAAAGAAAAAGATCAGGTGTTTATTTACCTGAATAGGCGGAGTGAGCTGACGGATACCACGTCCTCAGCTCCTGGGTACCAtaaaattgaagacaaaacTTATCCAGTTACGGCTTATACTTTTGATAAGTTACAAGCGATTGAAAATTACTGGTATGACATGTGGCAGATTTGTGTCTGCACTAGATTAGGAGGCAGACAAGCTGTCGAGGGGACGGAAATAACTTTAgaagatttatcaaaaaaaccGGAAATGATTCAGTGTTTGAAGCCACGATTGGCACTCGAAGCTTCTACGCTTGATCTAGGAATCATGCCGGGTGATAAAAAAGGAGCAGCGGGAATAGACTCGGCCTTCTTTTCACATCTTAAGCGTAATTGGAACTGGGAAAACTTTAGTACTAATATTCCTTTCAGTAAAATGATTAGAAAGCAGCCAGATCGTGCACGTAACGCACGATTATCAAAAATAGAAGCCAAGCCTATTAAATTCACGGAGTTCAAAGGTCTGAAAAAAGTCACCGGGCCTACGAACGTGAGTGTTAGCAACTCAAAGACCAAGAAAGTTAAAGAAAAGCCAGCAATTGCAGCACCGCCTAAATTAGTTGTAACTGCAGATACACAACGAGCGGATAAAGTTGTCAGGCGAGTCATGCCCAGGAAACGTCAGAAACGTAAACGCGTTTTGTATGATGATATTGATCACACGGCTCTTCAACACATGAAGAAGCTCCGTGTAGATTGGGATGAGCGTGAAGACAATATTCTACTGATCTGTAAAATGGTGATGGTTTATCTTTGCCCAAATCCACGTAATCAATTAGTATCATTTCCCGCAGTGAGAGATGTCTTGAGAACTTACTCGCAGAATTCTCACAACAAAACATCGCGCGCTTGTCAGCGAAGACTTTTGTACATAAGTAAAAAACCTCAAATGGCTCATAGATTAGCTCTGGGTATCGAAGAGCTCAAAGAAAATCACTATCTCAACAAAAAGTACAAcaatattattgatattattcgTAAAACTTACAATGCTAATGAACACGATGATAAAATATctaatgtttttaaaacaatttgtaATTATGTTGCTAAAAGACATCACATTTCACAAAAAGACACCCAGGAATCAACATCACAGCCAACAACTCTGGGCGAATTTAATTTGTTGTACGACATAAGTCGCCCGGAACAACCCTACGCCAATCAAGGCTTCACTAAACcgattaaaaatgtaaatgacATTCATTCCGCAACAATTAACTCCGTTATCTTCAGCTCAATGTGCTGCGGCAGAGATCGTCGCTCGTGGGCCTACCAGCTGTTCCGAATTTACCAACAGTATCCTGAAATTCTGTTGAAAAACGCGATGACCAAAATTCGAGCTGACGGCATGGTCTCTTTAAAACGTTACTTCAAAACggttatgaaaaaaatcggCAGCGGCAGCTGCATGCCAATGACCAGTTCCCAGTACCAATTGAGCACAACCTACGTCTACAAATTTCTTTCGAAATTGCCACTGGAACTCTACCGCGAGACGCAAGACTTTCTGCAAAAACTAATTGATGGCTACACCAATAACTCCTTGGGGTTCGAACGTGGAGTCGAAATTTACGCGCCCAACGGTGGAGTGATTTTAGGTGCCCAAGAGCTTCTTGCATGCGACAATcttgattttaatataaaaatacctgATCATGTTATCGCATTGGATTCAGATCTTCAGGAGTACGACAAAAATTATCTTAGAATTGCTAAAAGGTATCAGGATATCCTGTGTAATTTAGAAAGGTTAGAAACTGAGCAGGAAAAAGAGTCAAAAAATGAAACTGAACGTGAAATTCCTGTACGAGATGAATTGCCATCGGAAGTTTCTATTGTTGCTGTTAAACCtccgattaaaaaattttcatttagaAAAGATTCTTGGGGTTGGCCAAAGTTAGATACTAGTAATCCTAATAGTAGTAGcaatagtagtaataataatgataataatgatcgcagtaataataatagtgataataataatactaatgaTAATAATCAACACAACGTATCAAGACCAGTAAACAAAGATTATAGTTTTGCACTTGATGACAGCGATGAcgaattagaaataaaaacaacaataGATAGTCGCgggataaaaattacaaagagTGATATAGACAATTGTAAGTCATCATTTATTGACAATGAAATGCATGAGGCATTCAGACAGACGCGAATGGATGAGCTTGACAATGTTGGCAGCGATGATCAAGAAGAAGATCCACGTGAAGCCATGATGCGTTTAGTTGATCAGGTTTCCATGGGGACATCAATTGATACGCTCAATCGGATAGTAAATGATCATATTCCCATGGACATTGATGACGAACGAGTGAGCAAGAGCTTAATACGTCTTGGTAATCTTGATCCGAACGGACAATCTAATAAAGAACGTGgatttttcaatgaaaatttgaataatgagAATGAAGAATCTGCGGAAagccataaaaataattcgaatatGGTTAATGATATTATCGCAAGTGTGAATCGTGTTAGTGAATCACGTAATCAAAATCGTGCGAGAGATGAAGATACTTTTGATACGAAGAAAAAGCATACGAGGATCGCGTTGCTTCAAGTACGAGaggaattaaatgaaaaattacataatttgCCAGATAGCCATCACGCGCATGAATATTTTGTCGTCAGTACATTCGGATTGTACTATTCCGTGCCCAAGATTGATAGCGAGATAAGAGCCGATCCAGATTTTGTTATCgatgataaaattaaagaggacttatttttattgaaaaatgaattttacaaAGATGTCGTCAAAGACTTGAGTAAATTTGCTGTTTTTCCAAAAGATGTACCAGATTATGAGAGTCTCAAAGAAGATCTCGAGACTCACGGCAACATTGAGTCCGTCGAAACAGAACTAATTTACGACTACATCCGCAACAAACGCGAGCAAGGCGCGACTTTGAAGGAActgactaataaattttatcgaatacTTGAGGAAAAATTGTATGATATACTTTCTTACATGACTGATCACCGAATATTTTTACGTTCCGGTGTCACTGAGATGCATTACGTCCATTATCATTACGCGGAACCCTGGTACGTGcaatcgattaaaattttgcGGTTGCAGCGCGAGTCATTGCCACACTTTCCGCCTGGTAGCGTTTACGTATTTAATTCAGCGAATAATTACACAGAATCCGCGAGTGTGTTggacaaatttttatcagaaaaaaataacaaaataatcgaCTTCGGTGAcagtaatgaaaataatgacggcaataatgataacaatgaaaatattgatgatgataatgacaaTATTGATGATGACAATGATCAAGACGACATTGATCATGAcagtaatgataatgataatgataatatgaatattgatattaattctGATGCAATGAATTCAATGGAATTAGAAACTTCAGACATGAAATTACTCAATCAAAAAAGTACACGTGCAAATATGCGCTGCCTGTTACAAACTAAAGATATTTATAcagcagttaaaaaattagatctaaa ttcgGCAGAAAAGATAAACGTCTTGGTAAGACCGTGGGTTCAAATTGACGGTGTAATTAATCGCATGATGTTAGAAAAAATGCTCGGTGCGATACTATCACACTGTTTAGTGCATCCCGGTATTACATTATCTCAAGTGCAAACAAGATTTGTCCCAGCTTTACAGCCTTATCATACTCGCGAGCTCGTTGAG ATACTCGCGAAACTGGATTGTGTGACATTAAGAATTATACGTAAACCACCGGGTACATTATTTTCAAATGCGTcgtcaattaaattat ATTATCCAGTCAGAGCTGACGGTTCATCAGAAATTGAAAGTGAAATAATTATCGAGGCAACGATAGGCGCGACTATTAAATTTGGTACTTTCGTACGTTTTTATCTCTCACGCAAATCAAATCTTAATGAGACTACAGATACTACAGCTAAAGACGGTGAGACTTGTCAGTCTGaagattga
- the LOC130672774 gene encoding putative RNA polymerase II subunit B1 CTD phosphatase rpap2, translating to MSTKAARARINRANQIKAAKAARSMPTAILLEKKAVCDAKALAIVERLIEPQVDVQWMLENLQHINLSHMEDVAEERAITKICGYVLCDNPLTKVVNKKYSISAMRNKVYDVEAVKNYCCFSCYKSMTYIMEQMLTSPLWLRSYEEIPKFKIMEKTNKRDVSIPGVEVDIFGVQLPKEDLPKKKKAKSNKGEDSEEDHGELGGDDEDLERDDNEGLERNGDEELERERDDHDIKHKAMDQNVDVLVKKLKKVVKFTDEQLEVKENNNLLINKTKERSNDRESIFKSRRVAIKKENTDDSESNSCVKKTQNKTPVFFTETLTERLENNFSQLVTANTIKFLHGKKTEKQSIFKSIRNQEKYARLCDKLNQLDLDDLEDLEPSVSNDLRPAPHFEVLKEQAKDLVIKVNAFYKGNLEVEPPVKEEEQDDKESDTVIPLTDAHAPIALRKRIFLDKLDKVVPDLLPTLSGPGCIEYDYSIERVTALKSIVSTFNLTAKNIVFKTAEWTVVGLLMIKMLAFIDPLIKSLLSTKHAVSRISLILMSYDLEPDHLDNLLKSLIGTPETTEELPSLD from the exons atgagtACAAAGGCAGCTAGAGCTCGAATAAATCGAGCTAATCAAATAAAAGCTGCTAAAGCTGCTAG atcaATGCCAACAGCTATTTTATTAGAGAAGAAAGCAGTTTGTGATGCAAAAGCACTGGCCATTGTTGAAAGACTCATAGAACCACAAGTTGATGTTCAATGGATGCTGGAAAAT ttacaACATATTAATCTTTCGCATATGGAAGACGTTGCTGAAGAAAGAGCGATAACTAAAATATGCGGATACGTTTTGTGTGATAATCCATTGACGAAggttgtaaataaaaagtactCGATATCAGCAATGAGGAACAAAGTTTATGATGTTGAGGCAGTGAAAAATTACTGCTGCTTTTCATGTTATAAATCAATGACTTATATTATGGAGCAGATGCTGACTAGTCCACTTTGGTTGAGGAGTTATGAAGAAATTCCAAAGTTTAAAATCATGGAGAAAACTAATAAGAGAGATGTCAGCATACCTGGGGTTGAGGTCGATATTTTTGGGGTGCAATTGCCCAAAGAGGATTTACCGAAGAAGAAAAAAGCTAAGAGTAATAAAGGAGAAGACAGTGAGGAAGATCATGGAGAGTTGGGAGGAGATGATGAAGACTTGGAGAGAGATGACAATGAAGGATTAGAAAGAAATGGTGATGAAGAATTAGAACGAGAAAGAGATGATCATGATATCAAACATAAAGCAATGGACCAAAATGTTGAtgttttagttaaaaaattaaaaaaggttGTCAAATTTACAGATGAACAATTGGAAGtaaaggaaaataataatttattgataaataaaactaaagaaAGAAGTAATGATAGGGAatcgatttttaaatctagGAGAGTCgctattaaaaaagaaaatactgATGACAGTGAATCGAATAGTTGTGTAAAGAAAACCCAAAATAAGACACCGGTATTTTTTACGGAAACACTGACTGAGAgacttgaaaataatttcagtCAACTGGTGACAGCCAACACGATCAAGTTTCTACATGGAAAGAAGACAGAAAAACAGAGTATCTTTAAAAGCATCAgaaatcaagaaaaatatgCGCGGTTGTGTGACAAACTCAACCAACTGGATCTAGACGATCTTGAAGATCTAGAGCCTAGTGTGTCGAATGACTTGAGGCCTGCGCCACATTTCGAGGTCCTGAAGGAGCAAGCCAAGGACCTGGTTATTAAAGTAAATGCTTTTTACAAAGGCAACCTGGAAGTTGAACCACCGGTTAAAGAGGAGGAGCAAGATGACAAAGAGTCGGATACTGTGATACCGCTGACTGATGCTCATGCGCCCATTGCTTTGAGGAAAAGAATTTTCCTCGACAAACTTGATAAAGT gGTACCAGATCTACTGCCAACACTTTCCGGACCCGGTTGCATCGAGTACGATTACTCTATCGAACGTGTTACTGCTCTTAAGTCAATAGTCAGTACATTCAATCTTAcagctaaaaatattgtatttaaaaCCGCAGAGTGGACAGTCGTAGGTCTTCTGATGATTAAAAT gCTGGCTTTCATTGATCCATTGATTAAATCTTTACTGTCAACTAAACACGCAGTTTCTCGTatctcattaattttaatgtccTACGATCTAGAACCTGATCATCtagacaatttattaaaatctttgATAGGTACACCGGAAACAACAGAAGAACTTCCAAGtcttgattaa